A window of Reinekea marina contains these coding sequences:
- a CDS encoding phytanoyl-CoA dioxygenase family protein, which translates to MCINLFTPAHMNDFSENGFTVFRNFYDANELGFLTTIAQRFHQQWLLDNKIWYQKKAVNSAELTLKGSLSEENRWALFDFISRDKLIDCVKKFVSSNAVFMNTQLFFDPFNKNQKNYWHRDPQYHLSESEQKEALKGPKVVHFRIPLFNEPGLEFIPGSHHQWDNEEELNVRLEKNGRKNHEDLPNGVAVPLQKGDLLAFDANMIHRGLYGHDRLALDILFCEPSPELVKFINCNCYPDQSKIHLLDNASVFKLTSTSL; encoded by the coding sequence GTGTGTATCAACCTCTTCACGCCAGCCCACATGAATGATTTTAGCGAAAACGGTTTTACCGTTTTCCGTAATTTTTATGATGCAAACGAGCTGGGTTTTTTAACTACCATTGCTCAACGCTTTCATCAGCAGTGGCTTTTAGACAATAAGATTTGGTACCAAAAGAAGGCTGTCAATTCGGCTGAGCTAACGCTTAAAGGTTCTTTATCAGAAGAAAATAGGTGGGCTTTATTTGATTTTATCAGCCGTGATAAGTTGATTGATTGCGTTAAAAAATTTGTCAGTAGCAACGCTGTTTTTATGAACACTCAACTGTTTTTTGATCCTTTTAATAAAAACCAGAAAAACTACTGGCACAGAGATCCGCAATACCATTTATCAGAATCGGAACAAAAAGAGGCACTTAAAGGGCCTAAAGTTGTTCATTTTCGCATTCCTTTGTTTAATGAGCCTGGTTTGGAGTTTATTCCTGGTAGCCATCACCAGTGGGATAACGAGGAAGAGCTCAATGTAAGGTTAGAAAAAAATGGCCGTAAAAACCATGAAGACTTGCCTAATGGTGTTGCAGTACCTTTGCAAAAAGGTGATTTGCTAGCTTTTGATGCAAATATGATTCATCGAGGGTTGTATGGGCATGATCGTTTAGCGTTGGATATTTTATTTTGTGAGCCCAGCCCTGAACTCGTTAAATTCATAAATTGTAATTGTTATCCTGATCAATCAAAAATACATTTGCTAGACAATGCGAGTGTTTTCAAACTTACGTCTACTTCACTATAA
- a CDS encoding cupin domain-containing protein, whose translation MKVIRSREFKSQRAWGALDICNMNGITTRLHWTDEPYKWHINDGEEVFVVLDGAVEMKYRANGIEQSVILNSGDIFYAQIGTEHVAHPQGEARILVIEKEGSI comes from the coding sequence TTGAAAGTCATAAGGTCAAGAGAGTTTAAATCGCAAAGAGCCTGGGGCGCGCTTGATATTTGTAATATGAATGGCATTACTACTCGCCTTCATTGGACAGACGAACCCTATAAATGGCACATCAATGACGGTGAAGAAGTGTTTGTTGTACTAGATGGTGCTGTAGAAATGAAATACAGGGCTAATGGTATAGAGCAGTCTGTAATACTAAATTCAGGCGATATTTTTTATGCCCAAATTGGTACAGAGCATGTTGCTCATCCTCAGGGTGAAGCCCGAATACTGGTCATTGAGAAGGAAGGCAGTATTTAG
- a CDS encoding GNAT family N-acetyltransferase: MQVKEIELHDDLSSLVSLINNAMWDDANEISVFDVESLTAYLSRQDTVFLACYIDEQIAGIASARIEIKPYGKEQWLYIDEVDVCVNFRKLGVGKYMMKSLLTIAKAHNCTEAWLGTETDNKAANALYSSLKPTEIEEFIGFNFDLEN; the protein is encoded by the coding sequence ATGCAGGTTAAAGAAATAGAGCTTCATGATGACCTTAGTAGTTTAGTTTCCTTAATAAATAATGCGATGTGGGATGATGCAAATGAAATTTCAGTGTTCGATGTTGAAAGCTTAACGGCCTATTTATCACGCCAAGATACTGTATTCTTAGCCTGCTATATAGATGAGCAAATTGCTGGCATAGCCTCGGCTCGTATTGAAATCAAGCCTTACGGTAAAGAGCAATGGCTCTATATTGATGAAGTGGATGTTTGTGTTAATTTTAGAAAGCTAGGCGTAGGCAAGTACATGATGAAATCACTCCTGACCATAGCGAAAGCGCATAATTGCACGGAAGCATGGTTAGGAACAGAAACGGATAATAAGGCGGCTAATGCATTGTATTCATCGCTAAAGCCAACAGAAATTGAAGAGTTTATTGGATTTAACTTTGATCTAGAAAATTAA
- a CDS encoding class I SAM-dependent methyltransferase, producing MTYFSLEEASNRYEQYRPKVHGVIKHWLKNAGITKRFDTAIDIACGTGDSTIPVIDISNSVQGIDLSEVMLNKARAKGLEVNQLGYEAAHTLGQFDLITTCMAFHWFDFEQAVQAYKQASSDSSIWLIYNFSFGGSVHSKEFNDWFFDTYLTLFPTPPRNSQTANFEGVSNLEKLDSSKGTIPLSFDKAALIKYLTTQSNIEAAVHQGSSYEEVEAILQDSLQSIVFDEAFLYNYSYSIYRYTRDS from the coding sequence TTGACATATTTTTCTTTAGAAGAAGCATCGAATCGCTACGAACAATACCGGCCTAAAGTGCATGGCGTGATTAAGCATTGGCTTAAAAATGCTGGCATTACCAAACGCTTTGATACAGCCATAGATATTGCTTGCGGAACAGGTGATTCGACTATACCGGTAATCGATATATCTAATTCGGTACAAGGCATAGATTTAAGCGAAGTTATGCTTAACAAAGCTCGCGCTAAAGGTTTAGAAGTAAACCAGTTGGGTTACGAAGCGGCTCATACTCTCGGGCAATTTGATTTAATTACCACTTGCATGGCTTTTCATTGGTTCGACTTTGAACAGGCCGTGCAAGCATATAAACAAGCTTCTAGTGATTCGTCAATTTGGCTAATATACAATTTTTCATTTGGCGGCAGTGTTCACTCAAAAGAATTTAACGATTGGTTTTTCGATACTTACTTAACATTATTTCCGACACCACCGAGAAACAGCCAAACGGCAAATTTTGAGGGGGTTTCTAACCTTGAAAAACTAGACAGTTCAAAGGGAACAATTCCGCTTAGCTTCGATAAAGCAGCACTCATCAAGTACTTAACGACCCAGTCTAATATAGAAGCCGCAGTTCATCAGGGGTCAAGCTATGAAGAAGTAGAGGCTATTCTTCAGGATTCTTTACAATCCATCGTTTTTGATGAGGCTTTCCTATATAACTATAGCTACAGTATTTATAGATATACCAGAGATTCTTAA
- a CDS encoding nucleoside deaminase, whose protein sequence is MHEQYMKIALEEAKKAFELGNLPIGCCIVLNGEVIARAHNLVDTNQSDLLHAELTAIRSCENLLFKNKRQATLYSTLEPCSMCAGAFVSASIGQLVYAADDNFVGSIALLKQNRYYDERLNVVTGICKEESQQLLNEYVELHKGRAHLSSKAT, encoded by the coding sequence ATGCACGAACAATATATGAAAATTGCGTTAGAAGAGGCAAAAAAGGCATTCGAGCTGGGGAATTTACCAATTGGGTGCTGCATTGTACTCAATGGTGAAGTCATTGCTAGAGCCCATAATTTAGTAGACACCAACCAATCTGATTTGCTTCATGCAGAGCTTACAGCTATACGCAGTTGTGAAAATTTACTGTTTAAAAATAAAAGGCAAGCTACCTTGTATTCAACTTTAGAGCCTTGCAGTATGTGTGCAGGTGCATTTGTGAGTGCCAGTATTGGTCAATTGGTGTATGCCGCCGACGATAATTTTGTAGGCTCTATCGCTCTGCTTAAACAAAATCGATATTATGATGAACGACTGAATGTAGTGACCGGTATTTGTAAGGAAGAATCGCAACAGTTGCTCAATGAATATGTTGAATTACATAAAGGTAGAGCTCATTTAAGTTCTAAGGCAACTTGA
- a CDS encoding MmcQ/YjbR family DNA-binding protein, whose translation MQSFQSLEQQEIVNVINKTPMTYEEFNHFCGSFKATTHVVQWGGSHVWKVGGKVFAIGGWENNDSKPAFTFKTSEQDFYFLSDHECYRPAPYLASRGMKWIQLFQYTPDERDNLEYYISESYRIVGLGLSKKKQKELDLNLLK comes from the coding sequence ATGCAAAGCTTTCAAAGTTTAGAACAACAAGAAATTGTAAATGTAATTAATAAGACGCCTATGACTTACGAAGAGTTTAATCATTTTTGCGGTTCATTTAAGGCTACTACTCATGTTGTGCAATGGGGTGGCTCTCATGTTTGGAAAGTAGGTGGTAAGGTTTTCGCAATAGGCGGCTGGGAAAATAACGATAGTAAACCTGCATTTACCTTTAAAACTTCAGAGCAAGACTTCTATTTTCTAAGCGACCACGAATGTTATCGGCCAGCACCTTATTTGGCTTCACGTGGTATGAAGTGGATTCAATTGTTTCAATATACGCCTGATGAGCGAGATAATCTTGAGTATTATATTTCCGAGTCTTATCGTATTGTGGGTTTGGGCCTGTCCAAGAAAAAACAGAAAGAATTAGACCTGAATTTATTAAAATAG
- a CDS encoding DUF1801 domain-containing protein, with translation MNPDTQAYNDSQEEQNKAICELLANEINKGLPEAENKIWHAHPVWFLDGNPIVGYGKLKHCIRLMFWSGQSFKGDSLAKTGSFKAGEVRYTSSNQVNTKLLQNWLSQSRDIQWDYKNIVKRKGQLEKLK, from the coding sequence ATGAACCCAGACACCCAAGCTTATAATGATTCACAAGAAGAACAAAACAAAGCTATTTGTGAGCTTCTTGCTAATGAAATAAACAAAGGCCTCCCAGAGGCTGAGAACAAAATTTGGCATGCACACCCAGTCTGGTTTTTAGATGGAAACCCTATCGTCGGCTACGGAAAACTAAAACACTGTATACGTCTCATGTTTTGGAGTGGACAATCTTTTAAAGGCGACAGTTTAGCTAAAACTGGGAGCTTTAAGGCGGGTGAGGTACGCTATACATCATCAAATCAAGTAAATACAAAGTTACTTCAAAACTGGTTGTCGCAGTCTCGTGATATACAGTGGGATTATAAGAATATAGTTAAGCGAAAAGGGCAGCTAGAAAAGCTAAAGTGA
- a CDS encoding GNAT family N-acetyltransferase, with protein sequence MVIREATTSDWEAIWPIFHQVVSLGDTYGFDIDLSKPKAKQLWLDTPRKTFVIEDNHQILGTYYLKANQAGPGSHVCNCGYMVSESARGKGVAAKMCEHSQAMALSLGYKAMQFNFVASSNESALYLWTKLGFETVGRLPKAFKHPLKGFIDALVMYKWL encoded by the coding sequence ATGGTTATAAGAGAAGCCACAACAAGCGATTGGGAGGCAATATGGCCTATATTTCATCAAGTTGTATCGCTTGGTGATACTTATGGATTCGATATTGATCTTTCGAAGCCTAAAGCTAAACAGCTTTGGCTAGATACACCAAGAAAAACCTTTGTCATTGAAGATAATCACCAAATACTTGGAACGTATTACCTAAAAGCCAACCAGGCCGGTCCTGGCAGTCATGTGTGTAATTGTGGTTATATGGTCTCTGAATCGGCTAGAGGGAAGGGGGTCGCTGCAAAGATGTGTGAACACTCCCAGGCGATGGCATTAAGTTTAGGTTATAAAGCGATGCAGTTTAATTTTGTGGCTTCCAGTAATGAGTCTGCCTTGTACCTTTGGACTAAGTTAGGGTTTGAAACAGTAGGCCGGTTGCCTAAGGCATTTAAACATCCATTAAAAGGATTTATAGATGCCCTCGTTATGTATAAGTGGTTGTAG
- a CDS encoding VOC family protein, with product MRPLRKQLKVGLNIRGRFQMTTHIRHGIGNLRPYIHGPLSLIEFITQVFNAIELERHVFGSESCHVELNIDGSVLVIEAGQLPEGAEGWLNSLYIYVPDVNATYQTAIKLGAESIAEPEDKPYQERQAAFKDLGGNTWWISTYFGSENP from the coding sequence TTGCGACCGCTGCGAAAACAGCTTAAGGTGGGACTAAACATACGAGGAAGATTTCAAATGACTACTCACATTCGCCATGGCATTGGCAACCTTAGACCTTATATTCATGGACCACTTTCGTTAATTGAATTTATAACCCAAGTATTTAATGCCATAGAATTAGAGCGACATGTTTTTGGTTCTGAAAGTTGCCATGTTGAGCTAAATATTGATGGGTCGGTACTTGTCATCGAAGCAGGACAGTTACCTGAGGGAGCTGAAGGTTGGCTCAATTCTTTATATATTTATGTTCCAGATGTTAATGCTACTTATCAAACAGCGATAAAGTTAGGTGCAGAATCAATCGCTGAGCCAGAAGATAAACCCTATCAGGAGAGGCAAGCCGCATTTAAAGACCTTGGCGGGAATACTTGGTGGATAAGTACCTATTTTGGCAGTGAAAACCCTTAA
- a CDS encoding NUDIX hydrolase, which produces MTINKACPIVVRKRDGALELLAFEHPLAGYQLVKGTIEKYEPLETACIRELFEESGLNGVVESYLGKWDSNFEGQIWGFCLIKLLKEPSDSWVHYCLDDNGHNFRFFWLPLNSDLDDNWHPLFKGAIRFIRNHL; this is translated from the coding sequence ATGACTATTAATAAAGCTTGCCCCATAGTCGTAAGAAAAAGAGATGGTGCCCTGGAATTGCTCGCCTTTGAGCATCCACTGGCAGGCTATCAATTGGTAAAAGGTACTATTGAGAAGTATGAACCCTTAGAAACAGCCTGTATTAGAGAACTCTTCGAAGAGTCCGGTCTTAATGGGGTGGTTGAATCTTATTTAGGTAAATGGGATTCTAACTTCGAGGGCCAAATATGGGGTTTTTGCCTAATAAAACTGCTGAAAGAACCCAGCGATTCTTGGGTTCACTACTGTCTCGACGATAACGGTCACAATTTCCGATTTTTTTGGCTACCATTAAATAGCGATTTAGACGACAACTGGCATCCACTTTTTAAAGGCGCTATCCGGTTCATTAGGAATCATTTGTAG
- a CDS encoding calcium/sodium antiporter, giving the protein MTFDLVYFCIGLVLLTVGGEALIRGALASARLLGVSPLLSGLVIVGFGTSAPELVVSVNAAIDGQPDIAIGNVIGSNIGNILLILGLCAIITPLSVRPLALQRDAVTVVAASILFLVLAGGGALGRLDAALLIGALLVYLVWAYWSENFHSAPSGELHKAESEELTAVPKSAMSAVFSSLHGLILLIAGSQVFLIGATGLAHHFGVPEAVIGLTLVAVGTSLPELSISVLAAIRRHADVAVGNILGSNIFNLLGILGLSAFLQPLPIPPRVLQFDQWVMLGTSVLLLLFLYTRRQLSRAEGGALLVCYCAYVWLSFSVYSG; this is encoded by the coding sequence ATGACATTCGATTTAGTTTATTTCTGTATTGGTTTGGTTTTACTCACTGTTGGCGGTGAAGCATTGATTCGTGGTGCACTTGCTTCCGCTCGGCTACTCGGCGTATCACCTTTATTGAGCGGGCTTGTGATAGTAGGCTTTGGAACCTCAGCACCTGAATTAGTGGTTTCTGTGAACGCTGCTATTGATGGGCAACCTGATATTGCAATTGGAAATGTTATTGGCAGTAATATTGGCAATATCCTACTGATACTCGGGCTATGCGCAATAATTACGCCTTTATCAGTAAGGCCATTGGCTTTACAAAGAGATGCCGTCACAGTTGTTGCAGCTAGTATATTATTCTTGGTCCTTGCTGGAGGAGGAGCGTTAGGTCGATTGGACGCGGCACTTTTAATCGGTGCCTTACTTGTGTACCTGGTTTGGGCTTACTGGAGTGAAAATTTCCACTCAGCACCCTCTGGAGAATTACACAAAGCAGAATCGGAAGAACTTACGGCCGTTCCAAAGTCGGCTATGTCTGCTGTCTTTTCCTCGTTGCATGGTCTGATTCTTTTAATAGCCGGTTCACAAGTTTTTTTGATCGGTGCAACTGGATTAGCTCACCACTTCGGAGTGCCTGAGGCGGTAATTGGCTTAACGTTAGTGGCCGTGGGTACTTCTCTCCCTGAATTGTCTATATCGGTACTTGCAGCTATTCGGCGTCATGCTGATGTAGCTGTCGGCAATATTCTTGGCAGTAACATATTTAATCTGCTCGGAATACTCGGTTTATCGGCATTTCTTCAGCCTCTCCCTATCCCTCCCAGAGTGCTCCAATTTGATCAATGGGTCATGCTTGGAACATCAGTGCTGCTACTTTTGTTCCTTTATACAAGGCGGCAATTGAGCCGAGCTGAAGGCGGAGCACTATTAGTCTGTTATTGCGCGTATGTATGGTTGAGTTTTTCGGTGTACAGTGGCTGA
- a CDS encoding NUDIX domain-containing protein, which yields MNPRSCALIVNDVKELLLVHRMKDEREYWVFPGGSIEKGETAEEAVIREIEEETSLSTSNIELVFEQSNEGRRESYFSIGAISGEVKLGNGPEQERQSSNNQYELIWVNMEKLENVNLQPVSAKEKVISLLRTGKL from the coding sequence ATGAATCCTAGATCCTGCGCACTAATAGTAAATGATGTTAAAGAATTATTGCTAGTTCACAGGATGAAGGACGAACGTGAGTATTGGGTTTTCCCTGGTGGTAGTATTGAAAAAGGCGAAACCGCAGAAGAAGCCGTAATTCGTGAGATTGAGGAAGAAACTAGCTTATCTACCTCAAATATTGAGCTCGTATTTGAGCAATCTAATGAAGGACGAAGAGAGAGCTACTTTTCTATAGGGGCTATTTCAGGTGAAGTAAAGTTAGGCAATGGACCTGAACAGGAAAGGCAGAGTTCAAATAACCAATACGAACTCATTTGGGTTAATATGGAAAAGCTAGAAAACGTCAATTTGCAACCCGTATCCGCAAAAGAAAAGGTAATCTCCTTGCTTAGAACTGGCAAACTCTAA
- a CDS encoding VOC family protein has protein sequence MIVKSHRPLLVTRHSCIVPTALDSLSFAAVLCVKRLMKPIANLIHVEDLKLGLDWYQKAFPGAIVRTIDDFTFLEVNGFALELVLADERVGSGKSGSVTYWLVESLEYEMDRFKSIGSIIYRGPMEIEANQWMCQVTDPFGNLIGLRGPF, from the coding sequence GTGATAGTTAAGAGCCACAGGCCACTACTTGTAACAAGGCACAGCTGCATCGTGCCTACGGCACTGGACTCACTGTCGTTCGCCGCAGTGCTTTGCGTTAAAAGGCTTATGAAACCTATTGCAAACCTAATACATGTGGAAGATCTTAAGTTAGGTCTTGATTGGTACCAAAAGGCTTTCCCTGGTGCAATTGTACGGACCATTGACGATTTTACATTCCTCGAGGTAAATGGTTTTGCGTTAGAATTGGTTTTAGCTGATGAAAGGGTTGGATCTGGTAAGAGTGGATCAGTAACCTATTGGCTAGTAGAAAGCCTAGAATATGAAATGGATAGGTTTAAAAGCATTGGATCTATTATATACCGAGGACCAATGGAGATTGAGGCAAACCAATGGATGTGCCAAGTAACAGATCCATTTGGTAATTTAATTGGCTTGAGAGGGCCGTTTTAA
- a CDS encoding DUF6966 domain-containing protein has translation MWQKEQVLIEIRSAIEQLILHLKTDKSCLWTAHFEKQLRHINDLIEYGYVDDDLYQLSSSIRAVYGGMGSFNDYYNPNQSKERNELIEKFGSSNDLSSKVYDLAIKLKQSG, from the coding sequence ATGTGGCAAAAGGAACAAGTCTTGATAGAGATTAGGTCTGCAATCGAGCAACTAATTCTTCATTTAAAAACAGATAAAAGTTGTTTGTGGACTGCCCATTTTGAGAAGCAGTTAAGGCATATAAATGACCTAATTGAATACGGTTATGTGGACGACGATCTATATCAACTCTCTAGTTCGATTAGAGCAGTATATGGGGGAATGGGTAGTTTCAATGACTACTACAATCCTAATCAATCTAAGGAAAGAAATGAGCTTATTGAGAAATTTGGCTCTAGTAATGACCTTTCCTCGAAAGTATATGATTTAGCCATTAAGTTAAAGCAAAGTGGCTAA
- a CDS encoding DUF7683 domain-containing protein, which translates to MNYRMVRTLTCFTNETERLVFDVKLVNFNLGEFQKEFDVPKENLMYDCFGVGVANLPFLKQYLPDSIAINWDFNSFSYFVEAVEG; encoded by the coding sequence ATGAATTATAGAATGGTTCGTACGTTGACTTGCTTTACAAACGAAACCGAAAGGTTAGTTTTTGATGTGAAGCTTGTGAACTTTAACTTAGGTGAATTTCAAAAAGAATTTGATGTTCCTAAAGAGAATCTGATGTATGACTGCTTTGGAGTCGGTGTGGCAAACCTACCTTTTTTGAAGCAGTATCTTCCTGATTCGATAGCAATTAATTGGGACTTTAATAGTTTTAGCTACTTTGTTGAGGCTGTGGAAGGGTAA
- a CDS encoding GNAT family N-acetyltransferase: MFKEKWESERLLFEPFKLNEAQVAKNIFSANSHLVNVDPTFREWPLSEYESLINKDLEPKDLSTPQAFILRKIVEKEGDVVGYLQLELNAPANEQCWIPMLVLSPNKQGLGYGTEILRSIVDLLSTYDRFNLLQLNVYAENKDSFRFWYNGGFNKIVAFEKEHENGREYNCLVLSRMI; this comes from the coding sequence ATGTTTAAAGAAAAGTGGGAATCTGAGAGGCTTTTGTTTGAGCCATTCAAACTGAATGAAGCTCAAGTAGCTAAAAATATCTTTTCTGCAAATTCTCACTTAGTGAATGTTGATCCTACTTTCAGAGAATGGCCCCTTTCCGAGTATGAATCTTTAATTAATAAGGATTTAGAGCCAAAAGATCTATCTACACCCCAAGCTTTTATTTTGCGGAAAATCGTCGAGAAAGAAGGGGATGTAGTTGGATATTTGCAGTTAGAGCTAAACGCGCCAGCCAATGAACAATGCTGGATTCCTATGTTAGTTCTTTCGCCTAATAAACAAGGCCTTGGCTATGGCACTGAAATCCTAAGAAGCATCGTTGATCTATTGTCTACATACGATCGATTCAATCTCTTGCAACTTAATGTTTATGCAGAGAATAAGGATTCTTTTAGATTCTGGTATAACGGCGGCTTTAATAAAATAGTCGCTTTTGAAAAAGAACATGAAAATGGACGCGAGTACAACTGTCTCGTGCTTAGTCGGATGATTTAG
- a CDS encoding DUF7674 family protein — translation MNTVEEFYIEFRRRFSEITEKADIEHIRIWDTVSLDTCYCWFESLANTLNSEMESSVPFSNYKELFEFIRKADAIGSKEISDCIDVSFVENLFWKVAPNKASPYWNEMPAKLKAYYQGFHHCDPL, via the coding sequence ATGAATACTGTAGAAGAATTTTACATCGAGTTTAGGCGTAGGTTTTCAGAGATTACTGAAAAGGCCGATATTGAACATATTAGGATTTGGGATACTGTTTCCTTAGATACATGCTATTGCTGGTTTGAAAGTTTAGCGAACACTCTAAATTCTGAGATGGAGTCAAGTGTTCCGTTCAGTAATTACAAAGAGTTATTCGAGTTTATTCGAAAAGCTGACGCTATAGGTTCAAAGGAAATAAGCGATTGCATTGATGTCTCATTTGTTGAAAATTTGTTTTGGAAAGTCGCTCCAAATAAGGCATCACCTTATTGGAATGAAATGCCGGCAAAATTAAAGGCATACTATCAAGGCTTTCATCATTGTGACCCGCTTTAA
- a CDS encoding HAD hydrolase-like protein has translation MIQRIAFDYGRTLFDRERNDFFPEVSAVLKELSNNYSLSIISYSKCDDVDNRISALRKLGVWELFEGVWFVDKPELKHSALDEMLVRFHLQPEEVAVVDDYVIRGIAWANERGATSIWFRNGKFSSVEPSEEIGKPNFEISSFGEILGCFAP, from the coding sequence ATGATACAGCGAATTGCTTTTGACTATGGGCGTACTCTTTTCGATAGGGAGCGTAATGATTTCTTTCCCGAAGTCAGTGCTGTGCTAAAAGAACTTAGTAATAACTATTCTCTGAGTATCATTTCATACTCCAAGTGTGATGATGTGGATAACCGAATATCAGCACTTAGAAAACTTGGAGTTTGGGAATTATTTGAAGGTGTCTGGTTTGTGGATAAGCCAGAGCTAAAACATTCGGCATTAGATGAAATGTTAGTGCGATTCCATCTTCAACCCGAAGAAGTCGCTGTTGTAGATGATTACGTAATTCGGGGCATCGCTTGGGCAAACGAGCGCGGTGCAACATCAATATGGTTCCGTAATGGTAAGTTTTCATCAGTTGAACCCTCTGAAGAAATTGGGAAACCAAATTTTGAGATATCAAGCTTCGGTGAAATTCTGGGGTGCTTTGCTCCCTAG
- a CDS encoding AAA family ATPase, with amino-acid sequence MAKVILICGLPGSGKSTLAEELAKTLGLPLFSKDKLEASIVEHGALRTELLNGIGYTLLKNLVDEHLERQSSVIVDFIADKNRVNELWPDLLTKELIAIECICSDKAEHKRRIESRKRNIKGWYELSWVDVVEISTKYTPLISSRLILDTIQSKSVLLEETLSYVSN; translated from the coding sequence ATGGCTAAGGTGATTCTTATATGTGGTTTGCCTGGTTCAGGGAAAAGTACACTGGCAGAAGAATTAGCAAAAACACTTGGTTTGCCTCTATTTTCAAAAGACAAATTAGAGGCTTCAATCGTTGAACATGGTGCTTTGCGAACTGAGCTGCTGAATGGTATTGGATATACTTTGCTTAAAAACTTAGTTGACGAGCACCTTGAACGGCAATCATCTGTCATTGTGGATTTCATCGCAGATAAAAATCGCGTGAACGAGCTTTGGCCTGATCTGCTTACAAAAGAATTGATCGCAATCGAGTGCATTTGCTCTGACAAAGCTGAGCATAAGCGCCGTATTGAATCAAGAAAACGAAATATTAAAGGTTGGTACGAATTGAGCTGGGTTGACGTAGTAGAAATATCTACTAAATACACACCCTTGATTTCGAGCAGGCTTATCTTAGATACCATTCAAAGCAAATCTGTACTGCTAGAAGAAACACTCAGTTATGTATCAAACTGA
- a CDS encoding NIPSNAP family protein encodes MEYLLFYRRKYYIVANQYLDEFNKLFNEVNLPNQLKHGTRIVGRWMLPLDENRVEVFAIWEYDSKDEYERIEANIRSDETHVQRIADWYKSKGGRDIVHRDWFLEVRNEEIYSTVPTLN; translated from the coding sequence TTGGAGTATCTATTGTTTTACCGTAGAAAATATTACATAGTCGCTAATCAGTATTTAGACGAATTTAATAAGCTGTTTAATGAAGTAAATCTTCCTAATCAACTGAAGCACGGTACCAGAATTGTAGGCAGATGGATGCTCCCTTTAGATGAAAATCGAGTTGAAGTATTCGCAATATGGGAATATGACAGTAAAGACGAATATGAGAGAATAGAAGCTAATATTCGTTCAGACGAAACGCACGTTCAACGCATCGCAGATTGGTATAAATCAAAGGGTGGTAGAGATATTGTGCATCGTGACTGGTTTCTTGAAGTAAGAAATGAAGAAATTTACTCGACTGTGCCAACACTCAACTAA